AGCGGTATCGGGACACCAGGCCTCCACTGTATGTCCCGCTGCCAGAAGGCCCCCAACTTGATCAAACAGGACTCTCTTTGCCCCCCCGCTGGGCAGATTATGCCAGATTGCGATTTTCATGTTTACGCTTTCCGGGCGGTCACGCGAATACTTGAACTCATGCGGAAAGTATACCTGCGCATGGCTAGAAGATATCTTCGTGCGCTGGATTTGTCAAATGAACCTTTTGCCGACGAGTCAACGTAGACATCAACCGGAATGGAAAACAGTCTGAAACCGTTTTTGATAACCTGGAATTGTGCTATATTGGCTGTTGAGGGGTAATGAAGGAGGGCACTGAATTGCCGTTGCGAACCTATGAGCCCGACAACCTGATTGCCCGGGGCTGGTGGCGGATTTTTCCCGATATCCTGCGCGAACTGTGGGCCAACCGCTGGTTGACCTTCCAGTTGTTCCGCCGGGATTTTCTGGCTTTGTACAAGCAATCGGCGTTCGGGATTTTCTGGGCGGTGCTGATCCCCCTGGTGAGTGTGGGCACATTTGTGCTTTTGAACCGTTCCGGGGTTTTCCGATTGGGCGATACCTCCGTCCCCTATCCCGTTTTCGCCGTACTGGGCGTGGCAAACTGGCAGGTTTTCTCTACGGGCGTCATGGGTGCGTCCAACTCCCTGGTCCGGGCCGGATCAATGATCATGAAGATCAATTTCTCGCGAAAGTCACTGGTGATCGCGGCGTTCTCCCAATGCCTGGCGGCGTTCGCCGTACAATGGCTGCTGGCCCTGTTGCTGTGCCTGCTTTTCGGGGTCACGCCTTCCATATGGATCGCTTTCCTGCCTTTCCTGTTGTTGCCCCTGATGCTGACCACCCTGGGCTTGGGTTTCATCTTATCCATCTTGAACGGCATCATGCGCGATGTGGGAAACGCCTTGGGCGTCCTGATGACTTTCCTGATGTTCCTGACGCCGGTGCTGTACCCCCGGCCGGCCTCGGGCACCTTGTCGCGGATTACGGCTTTGAATCCCCTCTATTTCCTGGTCTCGGTTCCCCGCGACCTGGCACTTACCGGGCACACGACTGAGTGGAGCGGGTTCTGGATTTCATCTCTCGCGGGTGTGATCATCTTTCTGGTCTGCGTTTGTGTTTTCCACCTGGCTGAAACCCGGGTAACGGAGCGGGTGTAACCAAATGGAACCCATGATCCGCGTGGAGGGGGTCGCAAAAAAATTCTGCCGCAATCTGCGCCGCTCCATGTGGTACGGCATGCGTGATATCGCGCGCAACGCGGCCGGCTTGCGCACCCGGTCAGGTTTACTGCGAAAAGACGAGTTCTGGGCTTTGCGGGGGATCGACCTTGAAGTAAAACGGGGCGAGGTCCTGGGAGTCATCGGCCCCAACGGGTCCGGGAAAAGCACGCTCCTCAAACTGCTCAACGGCATTTACTGGCCCGATGCCGGTCGTGTGTCCGTGCGGGGCCGGGTGGGAGCCCTGATCGAGGTCGGAGCGGGCTTCCATCCCATGCTTTCCGGCCGCGAAAACATCTATGTGAACGGCGCCGTCCTGGGCATGTCGAAAAAAGAGATCGATGCCCGGTTCGATGACATCGTGGCTTTCGCGGACATCGGCGATTTTCTCGACATGCCGGTCAAGCATTACTCCTCCGGCATGTTCGTACGCCTTGGTTTTGCGGTTGCCGTTCACTGTGACCCTGATGTGCTGCTGATTGACGAGATACTTGCTGTCGGGGATATGTCTTTTCGGCGGCGTTGTTACAACCGGATAGATGAAATGAAAAAACGCTGCGCGATTATCCTGGTTTCTCACAACATGTTCCAGATCGGTAGAATATGCAGCACGACCTTGTTTTTACGTCAGGGACAAACAAGGTTTATCGGGTCCTCGGCCCGGGGTATTCTGGCTTATTATGAATCTGTCAGTAACAATGCGAATAACGAAGATCGGGAAATTCGTTCCGAAGGACCGATCCGCATGGTGGAGGAAAAGCACAGCCTGGATGGCAATCGTCTCGAAATTGATTTTATTATGGAAACCGATCCCGAGCATTGCGAGATTCCTTATGGTTTGAGTCTGACCTTATTGGATGCGTCAGACCATTTGTTTGCCCAGACGAACTCGTTGTTCCAGCAGCGTGTTTTTCAGGGGCCGGGCCGGGTCCGGCTTACTATTCCCGGATTGAATCTGAACCACGGCATTTACCGGGCCAACCTGATGGTATATGATGCCGACCATTCCCGTTTGTTCTCTATGTATCGCAATCTCTTTTCTTTTTCAGTAAGCAGAAGGTTTGTGGCCGGGGCCACCGTATACTTTGAAGACGCAAGTTGGGAGAGTCTTCCGAATCTTGAGAGTAAGCCGTGAAACGTTCCGTTCAGCATGCTACGGTACGGTATCGTCTATGTGTCGGTTGCGGGGTGTGCGAGCTGGTCTGCCCGGTAAATGCCGTAAGGGTCGAGTTTACGCGAAAGGGCGAATATGTTGCGGCCGTGGATTCTTTGCAGTGCACGGATTGTGGTGTTTGTGTGAAATACTGTCCCCACGCAAGGGAAATATTGAGATCCAGGGCGATGGCTGTTTCATCTGCGGCTGATGCTTTGAAGGCCGGCTTGGAGGATCGAGATTTTTATCTGGCATTCGACCGGGGCCCGGGACGACGCAAGAGCGCTTCGGGTGGGGTGGTTACACGGTGGCTGGGGCAATTGCTGGATTCGGGTCGCCTGGACGGGGTTATCCACGGTGAAGCCGTTGTCGCATTGGAGGGAAGTCCCCATTTTCGCGCGGTTTTTTCCTCGAGTTCCGCTGAATTGGATGATCGCAGGGGTTCTTTTTATGCCCCGTTGTGTTTTGCAACTGTTGTGAATAAGTTCGCCAGAAACAGGAGCCGGCGCCTGGCCTTTGTGGGGACTCCCTGCGTGATCCGGGCCTACCGGCGCTTGTTTGTTGAGCATCCTGATTTTCGTGACAACCACGTGGTGTTCCTGGCGCTGGTGTGTTCTCACAATGTTTCACACAACTTCACCGATTTTCTCTACCGTTCAATGGGATTGCCTTCCGGCCGGGCGTTTCGCCTGGATTTTCGCAGCAAGGAAGGTATTCCCCATGCGGGGCGTTATAGAATGCGTGTTAGTGATCAAACAGGCAAAATTCTTGCCCACCCTGACCGCATGGAGTGCGCATTTACGGAAAGTTGGCGGTCACACGCCTTTGTGCTCAACGCCTGCCACTATTGTCCGGATTTCTGGGGATGCGAAGCGGATCTTTCCGTAAAAGATGCCTGGGGATCGGCCTGGGCCCAGGATCCTGCAGGTACGTCCCTGATCGCGGTGCGGGATGAAAAACTGCGGGCTGAATTCGTTTCCGGGTCTGCCGGCCTCTACCTGGAAGAGTTGACCAAAACCGCTTTTGTTAACAGCCAGGTCCTTACGGCCAGTTACCGACAAAAGCATGTCAATGATCGCTGGAAACAGAATGTGTTATCCCCCAGCAATCTGCGTAATGGCTTTGCCCGGAACCGACTGTTGGGTTGGTTTTCGCGCTGGGCCTGGCCACGAATCGGGGCCGAGGGGATGCGTCGCTGGATTCATCGACTGGGTTCCGCGCATGATCGATTGTACCGCTGGGTGAGCCGGGTGCGCAATGCGTTGCGCACGATGCTGCGCATACCGGCTGCACTTTTTTCCCCTTTATTGTGTCCGTTGCGTTTTGCGTGTTACCAACGCAACAAGACGCGCGGGCCCATCCTGGTGGTGGGGGGGTACGGATACGGCAACCTGGGAGACGAAGCCCAGTTGCATACCACCTGGATGAAACTGCAAAAGTTGTTTCCAGAACAACTCATAAAGGTGCTAACACCGGATCCACATGCCACGCATGCTTTGCACGGTTGCGCCGTAGGCGAAGCCCCGCGGCTGGCCTTTTTTGATGCCGACACATCATCCATGTATGAAATGAATACGCGGCGTCGTAAATTTTCTTTCTTTGTCCGGGCATTGGGGATCTATGTCAACGCACTTCTTGTTCGTGCCGGCACCTCAACGTTCATGCTGCATCCGCGAAGATCCGCCCTGCTGCAAGATATTCGGAACGCATCAATGGTTTTCTTTTGTGGAGGTGGATATTTAACCGGAAGCACGCGATCGAGGTTATGGGATGGGGCGTTGTTGGGTCGATTGTGCCGATTGTTTCGGGTTCCACTTGTACTTTCCGGACAGACCATCGGCATCTGGCAGGGTCGATTCACGCGTCGCCTGGCACACTGGGGATTTTCAGGCGCGGCTTTGATCGGTTTGCGCGATCCGTTCGCTTCTAAGATGGATCTGGAAGAAGCCGGTATTGTCGGAAGTCAGGTTATGGTGACTCATGACGACGCACTTTTTTCCGAGTCCGCGGATCCGGTGCGGTTGCGTGAAGCCCTGTTAAAGGCGGGCCTGTCGACCGATATCGCGGATAAGGGCTATCGCGTACTGCAGTTTCACTATTGGGGGCTACGGAGTCGAGGGAAACGAATCACCCTGCTGGACCAGATCGAAACGGTGGTACGCCGCATGGCACGGGATGGATTGCCTGTGGTTCTCATTTCGATGATGCCCGCTGATGACGCGGCCGTTGCAGACTTGCGTCGCCGGTGCCTGGACCTGGTTTTGCCGGCGATTGTAAAAGAGAATGATTTTCGCGTGGTGCGTGGGGTTATCGGAGCGGCGCGTCTGTGTGTGGCCATGAAGCACCATCCCCTGATTTTCGCTTTGGGTGAAAACATTCCGGTAATCAGCCTGGCCAGGAGTGAATATTACATGCATAAAAATTCAGGAGCGCTGGCACTTTTTGATATGCAGGAATTCAACCTGGACCTGGAATCGTTGAAATGGAACAATAAATTTGAAGAATTGTTTGAAAGGACGAATCGTGAGGCAGAAATACTATCCCGGCGGATTCGACTGGCGGGTGAAGAACTGCAAAAAAAAGGCCGGATTTTTGATCAACTTGTACGTGGATTGATTCCAGATACCGCCGGGGGAGAAAAATCATGACCCGCATGTCCGGGTGCAGGATTGCCTTTTTGCTTCCAGGGGGAGAGCCATGGGTACGTGAGGCTGTCGCGGACCTCATGCATGTGCTTGATTCCCTGTCGGCGGAAGTTGTTTTCCTGAGCGATGGACCGGCGGCACGGGAGTTGGGAGGGCCCTGGATCGAACTGGATGGGGTCGACACCAATCCGGCATTCCGGCGCATGTATTCGAATTACACGGTCGCGGAACCATCCGTGGAAGAGTCGCTACGGGAAT
The nucleotide sequence above comes from Candidatus Aminicenantes bacterium. Encoded proteins:
- a CDS encoding ABC transporter ATP-binding protein, which gives rise to MEPMIRVEGVAKKFCRNLRRSMWYGMRDIARNAAGLRTRSGLLRKDEFWALRGIDLEVKRGEVLGVIGPNGSGKSTLLKLLNGIYWPDAGRVSVRGRVGALIEVGAGFHPMLSGRENIYVNGAVLGMSKKEIDARFDDIVAFADIGDFLDMPVKHYSSGMFVRLGFAVAVHCDPDVLLIDEILAVGDMSFRRRCYNRIDEMKKRCAIILVSHNMFQIGRICSTTLFLRQGQTRFIGSSARGILAYYESVSNNANNEDREIRSEGPIRMVEEKHSLDGNRLEIDFIMETDPEHCEIPYGLSLTLLDASDHLFAQTNSLFQQRVFQGPGRVRLTIPGLNLNHGIYRANLMVYDADHSRLFSMYRNLFSFSVSRRFVAGATVYFEDASWESLPNLESKP
- a CDS encoding 4Fe-4S dicluster domain-containing protein; the protein is MKRSVQHATVRYRLCVGCGVCELVCPVNAVRVEFTRKGEYVAAVDSLQCTDCGVCVKYCPHAREILRSRAMAVSSAADALKAGLEDRDFYLAFDRGPGRRKSASGGVVTRWLGQLLDSGRLDGVIHGEAVVALEGSPHFRAVFSSSSAELDDRRGSFYAPLCFATVVNKFARNRSRRLAFVGTPCVIRAYRRLFVEHPDFRDNHVVFLALVCSHNVSHNFTDFLYRSMGLPSGRAFRLDFRSKEGIPHAGRYRMRVSDQTGKILAHPDRMECAFTESWRSHAFVLNACHYCPDFWGCEADLSVKDAWGSAWAQDPAGTSLIAVRDEKLRAEFVSGSAGLYLEELTKTAFVNSQVLTASYRQKHVNDRWKQNVLSPSNLRNGFARNRLLGWFSRWAWPRIGAEGMRRWIHRLGSAHDRLYRWVSRVRNALRTMLRIPAALFSPLLCPLRFACYQRNKTRGPILVVGGYGYGNLGDEAQLHTTWMKLQKLFPEQLIKVLTPDPHATHALHGCAVGEAPRLAFFDADTSSMYEMNTRRRKFSFFVRALGIYVNALLVRAGTSTFMLHPRRSALLQDIRNASMVFFCGGGYLTGSTRSRLWDGALLGRLCRLFRVPLVLSGQTIGIWQGRFTRRLAHWGFSGAALIGLRDPFASKMDLEEAGIVGSQVMVTHDDALFSESADPVRLREALLKAGLSTDIADKGYRVLQFHYWGLRSRGKRITLLDQIETVVRRMARDGLPVVLISMMPADDAAVADLRRRCLDLVLPAIVKENDFRVVRGVIGAARLCVAMKHHPLIFALGENIPVISLARSEYYMHKNSGALALFDMQEFNLDLESLKWNNKFEELFERTNREAEILSRRIRLAGEELQKKGRIFDQLVRGLIPDTAGGEKS